A section of the Passer domesticus isolate bPasDom1 chromosome 33, bPasDom1.hap1, whole genome shotgun sequence genome encodes:
- the LOC135288571 gene encoding B-cell lymphoma 3 protein homolog yields the protein MNFLGVSAPPPGLTPLHVAVASGSRESVLLLLEHGADVDAGDIKSGRSPLLHAVENDSLEMAELLLQRGASVNAQSYAGCTALHAAAGRGLLRLLRLLLRCGADCGLRNLHNDTAAAVAASAQVIDILRGKASRPPQDPPGPPQGSASEATPTSAPAANEAEGAGPLPSLRGAQGSSAQQWSRDQSEAAAGRPRPVAPQRLRPRGGRGQGSINGAPPGGANAGPA from the exons ATGAAttttttgggggtctctgcCCCTCCCCCAGGCCTGACCCCCCTGCACGTGGCCGTGGCCTCGGGGTCCCGCGAGAgcgtcctgctgctgctggagcacggCGCCGACGTCGACGCCGGG GACATCAAGAGCGGCCGCTCGCCGCTGCTGCACGCCGTGGAGAACGACAGCCTGGAGATGgccgagctgctgctgcag CGCGGGGCGAGCGTGAACGCGCAGTCGTACGCGGGCTGCACGGCGCTGCACGCGGccgcgggccgggggctgctgcggctgctgcggctgctgctgcgCTGCGGCGCCGACTGCGGCCTGCGCAACCTGCACAACGACACCGCCGCCGCCGTGGCGGCCAGCGCCCAG gtgATCGACATCCTGCGGGGCAAAGCCTCgagacccccccaggaccccccgggacccccccaag gcagcgCCTCCGAAGCCACGCCCACTTCAGCACCCGCAGCCAATGAGGCGGAAGGGGCGGGGCCTCTGCCGTCGTTGAGGGGAGCGCAGGGAAGCTCCGCCCAGCAGTGGAGCAGGGACCAATCAGAGGCGGCTGCGGGGAGGCCCCGCCCCGTGGCGCCTCAGAGGCTCCGCCCACGAGGGGGGCGGGGCCAGGGAAGCATTAATGGcgcgccgccagggggcgccaaCGCCGGGCCGGCGtga
- the LOC135288559 gene encoding 26S proteasome regulatory subunit 6B isoform X1 produces MEELGLLGEKPQDDVPASAAPRPLPGLSFLVPEPEDLEDLYSRYKKLQQELEFLEVQEEYIKDEQRNLKKEFLHAQEEVKRIQSIPLVIGQFLEAVDQNTAIVGSTTGSNYYVRILSTIDRELLKPNASVALHKHSNALVDVLPPEADSSIMMLTSDQKPDVVYADIGGMDIQKQEVREAVELPLTHFELYKQIGIDPPRGVLMYGPPGCGKTMLAKAVAHHTTAAFIRVVGSEFVQKYLGEGPRMVRDVFRLAKENAPAIIFIDEIDAIATKRFDAQTGADREVQRILLELLNQMDGFDQNVNVKVIMATNRADTLDPALLRPGRLDRKIEFPLPDRRQKRLIFSTITGKMNLSEEVDLEDYVARPDKISGADINSICQEGGMLAVRENRYIVLAKDFEKAYKTVIKKDEQEHEFYK; encoded by the exons atggaggagctggggctgctcgggGAGAAGCCGCAG GACGATGTCCCGGCCTCGGCCGCCCCCCGGCCCCTGCCCGGCCTCTCCTTCCTGGTGCCGGAGCCCGAGGACCTGGAGGACCTGTACAGCAGGTACAAG aagctgcagcaggagctggagttcCTGGAGGTGCAGGAGGAGTACATCAAGGACGAGCAGCGCAACCTGAAGAAGGAGTTCCTGCACGCGCAGGAGGAGGTGAAGCGCATCCAGAGCATCCCGCTGGTCATCGGCCAGTTCCTGGAGGCCGTGGACCAGAACACCGCCATCGTGGGCTCCACCACAG GTTCCAACTACTACGTGCGCATCCTGAGCACCATCGACCGCGAGCTGCTGAAGCCCAACGCCTCGGTGGCGCTGCACAAGCACAGCAACGCCCTGGTGGACGTCCTGCCGCCCGAGGCCGACAGCAGCATCATGATGCTCACCTCAG ACCAGAAGCCGGACGTGGTGTACGCCGACATCGGCGGCATGGACATCCAGAAGCAGGAGGTGCGCGAGGCCGTGGAGCTGCCCCTCACCCACTTCGAGCTCTACAAGCAG ATCGGCATTGACCCCCCGCGGGGGGTGCTCATGTACGGCCCCCCCGGCTGCGGCAAGACCATGCTGGCCAAGGCCGTGGCCCACCACACCACCG CCGCCTTCATCCGCGTGGTGGGCTCGGAGTTCGTGCAGAAGTACCTGGGCGAGGGCCCGCGCATGGTGCGCGACGTCTTCCGCCTGGCCAAGGAGAACGCGCCCGCCATCATCTTCATCGACGAGATCGACGCCATCGCCACCAAGCGCTTCGACGCCCAGACCgggg CCGACCGCGAGGTCCAGCGgatcctcctggagctgctcaacCAGATGGACGGCTTCGACCAGAACGTCAACGTCAAG gtgatCATGGCCACGAACCGCGCGGACACGCTGGACCCGGCGCTGCTGCGGCCGGGCCGCCTGGACCGCAAGATCGAGTTCCCGCTGCCCGACCGGCGCCAGAAGCGCCTCATCTTCTCCACCATCACCGGCAAGATGAACCTGTCCGAGGAGGTGGACCTGGAGGACT acgtGGCGCGGCCGGACAAGATCTCGGGAGCCGACATCAACTCCATCTGCCAGGAG ggcggCATGCTGGCCGTCAGGGAGAACCGGTACATCGTGCTGGCCAAGGACTTTGAGAAGGCGTACAAAACCGTCATCAAGAAGGACGAGCAGGAGCACGAGTTCTACAAGTGA
- the LOC135288559 gene encoding 26S proteasome regulatory subunit 6B isoform X2 produces MEELGLLGEKPQDDVPASAAPRPLPGLSFLVPEPEDLEDLYSRYKKLQQELEFLEVQEEYIKDEQRNLKKEFLHAQEEVKRIQSIPLVIGQFLEAVDQNTAIVGSTTGSNYYVRILSTIDRELLKPNASVALHKHSNALVDVLPPEADSSIMMLTSDQKPDVVYADIGGMDIQKQEVREAVELPLTHFELYKQIGIDPPRGVLMYGPPGCGKTMLAKAVAHHTTAAFIRVVGSEFVQKYLGEGPRMVRDVFRLAKENAPAIIFIDEIDAIATKRFDAQTGADREVQRILLELLNQMDGFDQNVNVKVIMATNRADTLDPALLRPGRLDRKIEFPLPDRRQKRLIFSTITGKMNLSEEVDLEDYVARPDKISGADINSICQEGGMLAVRENRYRGWHRGGCG; encoded by the exons atggaggagctggggctgctcgggGAGAAGCCGCAG GACGATGTCCCGGCCTCGGCCGCCCCCCGGCCCCTGCCCGGCCTCTCCTTCCTGGTGCCGGAGCCCGAGGACCTGGAGGACCTGTACAGCAGGTACAAG aagctgcagcaggagctggagttcCTGGAGGTGCAGGAGGAGTACATCAAGGACGAGCAGCGCAACCTGAAGAAGGAGTTCCTGCACGCGCAGGAGGAGGTGAAGCGCATCCAGAGCATCCCGCTGGTCATCGGCCAGTTCCTGGAGGCCGTGGACCAGAACACCGCCATCGTGGGCTCCACCACAG GTTCCAACTACTACGTGCGCATCCTGAGCACCATCGACCGCGAGCTGCTGAAGCCCAACGCCTCGGTGGCGCTGCACAAGCACAGCAACGCCCTGGTGGACGTCCTGCCGCCCGAGGCCGACAGCAGCATCATGATGCTCACCTCAG ACCAGAAGCCGGACGTGGTGTACGCCGACATCGGCGGCATGGACATCCAGAAGCAGGAGGTGCGCGAGGCCGTGGAGCTGCCCCTCACCCACTTCGAGCTCTACAAGCAG ATCGGCATTGACCCCCCGCGGGGGGTGCTCATGTACGGCCCCCCCGGCTGCGGCAAGACCATGCTGGCCAAGGCCGTGGCCCACCACACCACCG CCGCCTTCATCCGCGTGGTGGGCTCGGAGTTCGTGCAGAAGTACCTGGGCGAGGGCCCGCGCATGGTGCGCGACGTCTTCCGCCTGGCCAAGGAGAACGCGCCCGCCATCATCTTCATCGACGAGATCGACGCCATCGCCACCAAGCGCTTCGACGCCCAGACCgggg CCGACCGCGAGGTCCAGCGgatcctcctggagctgctcaacCAGATGGACGGCTTCGACCAGAACGTCAACGTCAAG gtgatCATGGCCACGAACCGCGCGGACACGCTGGACCCGGCGCTGCTGCGGCCGGGCCGCCTGGACCGCAAGATCGAGTTCCCGCTGCCCGACCGGCGCCAGAAGCGCCTCATCTTCTCCACCATCACCGGCAAGATGAACCTGTCCGAGGAGGTGGACCTGGAGGACT acgtGGCGCGGCCGGACAAGATCTCGGGAGCCGACATCAACTCCATCTGCCAGGAG ggcggCATGCTGGCCGTCAGGGAGAACCGGtacaggggctggcacaggggtggctgtgggtga
- the LOC135288559 gene encoding 26S proteasome regulatory subunit 6B isoform X3, with translation MGQFLEAVDQNTAIVGSTTGSNYYVRILSTIDRELLKPNASVALHKHSNALVDVLPPEADSSIMMLTSDQKPDVVYADIGGMDIQKQEVREAVELPLTHFELYKQIGIDPPRGVLMYGPPGCGKTMLAKAVAHHTTAAFIRVVGSEFVQKYLGEGPRMVRDVFRLAKENAPAIIFIDEIDAIATKRFDAQTGADREVQRILLELLNQMDGFDQNVNVKVIMATNRADTLDPALLRPGRLDRKIEFPLPDRRQKRLIFSTITGKMNLSEEVDLEDYVARPDKISGADINSICQEGGMLAVRENRYIVLAKDFEKAYKTVIKKDEQEHEFYK, from the exons ATGGGCCAGTTCCTGGAGGCCGTGGACCAGAACACCGCCATCGTGGGCTCCACCACAG GTTCCAACTACTACGTGCGCATCCTGAGCACCATCGACCGCGAGCTGCTGAAGCCCAACGCCTCGGTGGCGCTGCACAAGCACAGCAACGCCCTGGTGGACGTCCTGCCGCCCGAGGCCGACAGCAGCATCATGATGCTCACCTCAG ACCAGAAGCCGGACGTGGTGTACGCCGACATCGGCGGCATGGACATCCAGAAGCAGGAGGTGCGCGAGGCCGTGGAGCTGCCCCTCACCCACTTCGAGCTCTACAAGCAG ATCGGCATTGACCCCCCGCGGGGGGTGCTCATGTACGGCCCCCCCGGCTGCGGCAAGACCATGCTGGCCAAGGCCGTGGCCCACCACACCACCG CCGCCTTCATCCGCGTGGTGGGCTCGGAGTTCGTGCAGAAGTACCTGGGCGAGGGCCCGCGCATGGTGCGCGACGTCTTCCGCCTGGCCAAGGAGAACGCGCCCGCCATCATCTTCATCGACGAGATCGACGCCATCGCCACCAAGCGCTTCGACGCCCAGACCgggg CCGACCGCGAGGTCCAGCGgatcctcctggagctgctcaacCAGATGGACGGCTTCGACCAGAACGTCAACGTCAAG gtgatCATGGCCACGAACCGCGCGGACACGCTGGACCCGGCGCTGCTGCGGCCGGGCCGCCTGGACCGCAAGATCGAGTTCCCGCTGCCCGACCGGCGCCAGAAGCGCCTCATCTTCTCCACCATCACCGGCAAGATGAACCTGTCCGAGGAGGTGGACCTGGAGGACT acgtGGCGCGGCCGGACAAGATCTCGGGAGCCGACATCAACTCCATCTGCCAGGAG ggcggCATGCTGGCCGTCAGGGAGAACCGGTACATCGTGCTGGCCAAGGACTTTGAGAAGGCGTACAAAACCGTCATCAAGAAGGACGAGCAGGAGCACGAGTTCTACAAGTGA
- the LOC135288559 gene encoding 26S proteasome regulatory subunit 6B isoform X4 — MGQFLEAVDQNSAMVGSTTGSNYYVRILSTIDRELLKPNASVALHKHSNALVDVLPPEADSSIMMLTSDQKPDVVYADIGGMDIQKQEVREAVELPLTHFELYKQIGIDPPRGVLMYGPPGCGKTMLAKAVAHHTTAAFIRVVGSEFVQKYLGEGPRMVRDVFRLAKENAPAIIFIDEIDAIATKRFDAQTGADREVQRILLELLNQMDGFDQNVNVKVIMATNRADTLDPALLRPGRLDRKIEFPLPDRRQKRLIFSTITGKMNLSEEVDLEDYVARPDKISGADINSICQEGGMLAVRENRYIVLAKDFEKAYKTVIKKDEQEHEFYK, encoded by the exons ATGGGCCAGTTCCTGGAGGCCGTGGACCAGAACAGTGCCATGGTGGGCTCCACCACAG GTTCCAACTACTACGTGCGCATCCTGAGCACCATCGACCGCGAGCTGCTGAAGCCCAACGCCTCGGTGGCGCTGCACAAGCACAGCAACGCCCTGGTGGACGTCCTGCCGCCCGAGGCCGACAGCAGCATCATGATGCTCACCTCAG ACCAGAAGCCGGACGTGGTGTACGCCGACATCGGCGGCATGGACATCCAGAAGCAGGAGGTGCGCGAGGCCGTGGAGCTGCCCCTCACCCACTTCGAGCTCTACAAGCAG ATCGGCATTGACCCCCCGCGGGGGGTGCTCATGTACGGCCCCCCCGGCTGCGGCAAGACCATGCTGGCCAAGGCCGTGGCCCACCACACCACCG CCGCCTTCATCCGCGTGGTGGGCTCGGAGTTCGTGCAGAAGTACCTGGGCGAGGGCCCGCGCATGGTGCGCGACGTCTTCCGCCTGGCCAAGGAGAACGCGCCCGCCATCATCTTCATCGACGAGATCGACGCCATCGCCACCAAGCGCTTCGACGCCCAGACCgggg CCGACCGCGAGGTCCAGCGgatcctcctggagctgctcaacCAGATGGACGGCTTCGACCAGAACGTCAACGTCAAG gtgatCATGGCCACGAACCGCGCGGACACGCTGGACCCGGCGCTGCTGCGGCCGGGCCGCCTGGACCGCAAGATCGAGTTCCCGCTGCCCGACCGGCGCCAGAAGCGCCTCATCTTCTCCACCATCACCGGCAAGATGAACCTGTCCGAGGAGGTGGACCTGGAGGACT acgtGGCGCGGCCGGACAAGATCTCGGGAGCCGACATCAACTCCATCTGCCAGGAG ggcggCATGCTGGCCGTCAGGGAGAACCGGTACATCGTGCTGGCCAAGGACTTTGAGAAGGCGTACAAAACCGTCATCAAGAAGGACGAGCAGGAGCACGAGTTCTACAAGTGA